The proteins below are encoded in one region of Campylobacter helveticus:
- a CDS encoding HAD family hydrolase — MINVFFDMDGTLIDSANAISAAVNEIRAELNLSPLEREKIMQIINTPQIDWAKELYEIKNFNHSSFKEGFEKYFIKHYQQSVVLFDGIMELLDFLKKQNCYLAIATNAPQSSLTRILEKHNILHYFDKILGVSVGIEPKPSPMMLNLLKEEAPYQTSLFIGDSAKDKEAAQNAKLTYYHAKWYAKDLKENEFSNAEELLNFLKNHL; from the coding sequence ATGATAAATGTATTTTTTGATATGGATGGCACTTTAATCGACAGCGCAAATGCCATAAGTGCCGCAGTCAATGAAATAAGAGCTGAGTTAAATCTTAGCCCACTAGAACGAGAAAAAATAATGCAAATCATCAATACTCCACAAATTGATTGGGCAAAAGAGCTTTACGAAATCAAAAATTTCAACCACTCAAGCTTTAAAGAGGGATTTGAAAAATACTTCATCAAGCATTATCAACAAAGTGTCGTGCTATTTGATGGGATTATGGAGCTTTTGGACTTTTTAAAAAAGCAAAATTGCTATCTCGCCATAGCCACAAATGCCCCGCAAAGCTCACTCACACGCATTTTGGAAAAACATAATATCTTGCATTATTTTGACAAAATTTTAGGCGTAAGCGTAGGGATAGAGCCAAAGCCAAGCCCGATGATGTTAAATTTATTAAAAGAAGAAGCGCCTTATCAAACAAGCCTTTTTATAGGCGATAGTGCCAAAGATAAAGAAGCAGCACAAAATGCCAAACTAACTTATTATCACGCTAAATGGTATGCTAAAGATTTGAAAGAAAATGAATTTAGTAATGCTGAAGAATTGCTAAATTTCTTAAAAAATCATTTATAA
- a CDS encoding cation:proton antiporter, with protein MGDFLEVFLITTGLAVVLNVFFKRFEIPTIIGYILVGIIISYAYSFNGSAELSHIAEFGIVFLMFTIGLEFSFTHLMAMKKEVFLNGSLQMLICGLVCFLLVMGILELGGKVGIIVGFTLALSSTAVVLKILNDNGDIKERYGRKALGILLFQDIAVIPLLLLVDIFSSNHQNITQLIFTTLISVVILLGLLYLIGKYLINRVFRFVIRASSNELFILTILFIVMGASFLAHYFGFSYSLGAFIAGVLIAETRYKHKIEADLVPFRDLLLGLFFITVGMQIDFKIVFENWDIIFILTLLVGLLKFAVIFGLLALYNPKKVAIKTAFSIAQIGEFALAIFSLLQAKELLDAQTAQILIVVSIITMVLTPFVLNNIRKISNAVEDMIQNNENVQIPAQSSTLKNHIVIFGYGVIGQEVVQKIKNTGVPYLVLESDLNLVELGLSRGENVYFANAAQEETLKIANIKECAVAIITISNESKLTMLHQALESYGKVDIVIFTNNVSKKLFYSKIDKNVEIVQTERVLARALISAALEKRISKNV; from the coding sequence ATGGGTGATTTTTTAGAAGTTTTTTTAATCACAACAGGACTTGCTGTTGTGCTAAATGTCTTTTTTAAGAGATTTGAAATTCCTACAATTATAGGCTATATTTTAGTCGGTATCATTATATCGTATGCTTATAGTTTCAATGGCAGTGCCGAGCTTTCTCACATCGCTGAATTTGGCATTGTTTTTTTAATGTTTACCATAGGGCTTGAGTTTTCTTTTACGCATTTAATGGCAATGAAAAAAGAGGTTTTTTTAAACGGCTCTTTGCAAATGCTCATTTGTGGCTTGGTTTGCTTTTTGCTTGTGATGGGAATTTTAGAACTTGGTGGGAAAGTCGGTATCATTGTAGGCTTTACGCTTGCACTTTCCTCCACAGCAGTAGTGCTTAAAATTTTAAATGATAATGGCGATATAAAAGAACGATATGGAAGAAAGGCATTGGGGATTTTACTCTTTCAAGATATCGCCGTTATCCCCCTTTTGCTTCTTGTGGATATTTTCTCATCAAATCATCAAAATATAACGCAACTTATCTTCACCACACTCATTAGTGTGGTTATTTTACTTGGTTTGCTTTATTTGATAGGAAAATACCTTATCAATAGAGTTTTTCGCTTTGTTATCCGTGCGTCTTCAAATGAACTTTTTATTTTAACCATACTTTTCATTGTGATGGGAGCGAGTTTTTTGGCACATTATTTTGGCTTTTCTTACTCACTTGGGGCTTTCATTGCTGGGGTTTTGATTGCAGAGACTAGATATAAGCACAAAATAGAAGCGGATTTGGTGCCTTTTAGAGACTTGCTTTTGGGGCTTTTTTTTATCACGGTTGGAATGCAAATTGATTTTAAAATTGTCTTTGAAAATTGGGATATTATCTTTATCTTAACCTTACTTGTTGGGCTTTTAAAATTTGCAGTAATTTTTGGACTACTAGCTCTTTATAATCCAAAAAAAGTTGCGATAAAAACAGCTTTTAGTATCGCACAAATAGGGGAATTTGCCCTAGCAATCTTTTCTCTTTTACAAGCAAAAGAATTATTAGATGCCCAAACAGCACAAATTTTAATTGTCGTTTCCATCATCACTATGGTATTAACACCCTTTGTTTTAAATAATATTAGAAAAATTTCAAATGCCGTTGAAGATATGATACAAAATAATGAAAATGTCCAAATTCCAGCTCAAAGCTCTACGCTAAAAAATCATATTGTGATTTTTGGCTATGGAGTTATAGGGCAAGAAGTCGTGCAGAAAATCAAAAATACAGGTGTGCCTTATCTTGTTTTAGAAAGTGATTTAAATTTGGTCGAGCTTGGACTAAGTAGAGGTGAAAATGTCTATTTTGCCAATGCAGCCCAAGAAGAAACGCTTAAAATCGCCAATATTAAAGAATGTGCAGTCGCCATCATCACAATCTCTAACGAATCTAAGCTTACAATGCTACATCAAGCCTTAGAAAGTTATGGGAAAGTTGATATTGTAATTTTTACAAATAATGTCTCCAAAAAACTCTTTTATTCTAAAATCGACAAAAATGTCGAAATTGTGCAAACGGAAAGAGTATTAGCAAGAGCTTTAATCAGTGCTGCACTTGAAAAACGCATTAGTAAAAATGTTTAA
- a CDS encoding heat shock protein transcriptional repressor HspR translates to MQHNYDEPVYLISVVAKVLSIHPQTLRQYEREGLVEPSRTDGKIRLYSQRDIDRIKLILRLTRDMGVNLAGVDVILKLKNQLSEFEALIDELRLELDKRDNNGKSKAVVKHKSSFDLIFYEKN, encoded by the coding sequence ATGCAACACAACTATGATGAACCAGTTTATTTAATCAGTGTCGTGGCAAAAGTTTTAAGCATACACCCACAAACACTTAGACAATATGAAAGAGAAGGGCTTGTAGAGCCTAGCCGAACCGATGGTAAAATTAGGCTTTATTCCCAACGCGATATTGATAGAATCAAGCTTATTTTAAGACTTACTCGTGATATGGGCGTGAATTTGGCTGGGGTCGATGTGATTTTAAAACTTAAAAATCAACTGAGTGAATTTGAAGCTTTGATTGATGAGCTTCGCTTAGAACTTGATAAAAGAGATAATAATGGCAAATCAAAAGCTGTAGTCAAACACAAAAGTAGTTTTGACTTAATTTTTTACGAGAAAAATTAA
- a CDS encoding DnaJ C-terminal domain-containing protein, whose protein sequence is MNSLYETLGINKNASSDEIKKAYRRLARQYHPDINKEKGAEEKFKEINAAYEILSDEKKRAQYDRYGDSMFGGQSFSDFSRNSGGMDLDEILKNIFGGGGFGASGFGGNSSFGSGNFGGFGGGGFGGFNQDALDLSAKITIPFETGILGGEHSINFNGETIKIKIPHGIKSGEKLRIRGKGKKIGSQVGDLIVKVSLEKSELYERDEDDLTRKLDISLKTALFGGKINLKTPKKEVSIKIPPNSKNGQKIRLKGYGVQNRKSGIFGDLYLILNVLLPNVEDLDENARQILEEKLP, encoded by the coding sequence ATGAATAGTCTTTATGAAACACTTGGAATCAATAAAAATGCTAGTAGTGATGAGATTAAAAAAGCTTATAGACGCCTAGCCAGACAATACCACCCAGACATTAATAAAGAAAAAGGTGCAGAAGAAAAATTTAAAGAAATCAACGCCGCTTACGAAATTTTAAGCGATGAAAAAAAACGCGCTCAGTATGATAGATATGGAGATTCTATGTTTGGAGGGCAGAGCTTTAGCGATTTTTCTAGAAATTCTGGCGGAATGGATTTAGATGAAATTTTAAAAAATATATTTGGCGGAGGGGGTTTTGGTGCAAGTGGCTTCGGAGGAAATAGTAGCTTTGGCAGTGGAAATTTCGGCGGTTTTGGCGGTGGAGGATTTGGAGGCTTTAATCAAGACGCTCTGGACTTAAGTGCAAAAATCACCATACCTTTTGAAACGGGAATTTTAGGCGGAGAACATAGCATTAATTTTAATGGCGAGACGATTAAAATCAAAATTCCTCACGGAATCAAAAGTGGCGAAAAGCTAAGAATTCGTGGCAAGGGCAAGAAAATCGGCTCACAAGTGGGGGATTTAATCGTTAAAGTTAGTTTGGAAAAAAGTGAGCTTTATGAGCGTGATGAAGATGATTTGACAAGAAAGCTAGACATTAGCTTAAAAACAGCACTTTTTGGCGGAAAGATAAATCTTAAAACTCCAAAAAAAGAAGTCAGCATCAAAATCCCTCCAAATTCTAAAAATGGACAAAAAATTCGCCTTAAAGGCTATGGGGTGCAAAATAGGAAAAGTGGAATTTTTGGCGATTTATATCTCATTTTAAATGTGCTTTTACCTAATGTTGAAGACTTAGATGAAAATGCGCGTCAAATTTTAGAAGAAAAACTACCTTAA